DNA from Gloeomargarita sp. SKYB120:
AGTCAGCACCAATTCGGGGCTGTTGCTGTTGAAGAGGGGAATGGCATTCAACCCCCCCGTCAGCGGGCGCACCACCTGCGGACGGAAGATTTCCTGTACGGCTGGCGCTTGGGCAATGGCTACCCATCCCATCATCCTGGGACAACAGCAATGGCTTCAATCTCCACCCGCGCCTCCTTCGGCAAGCGGGCGACTTGAACGCAGGCCCGCGCAGGGGCGTACCCCGCCGGAAAGTACTCGGCATAGACCTGGTTCATCGCCGCAAAATCCGCCAGGTCCACCAAATAAACCGTCGTTTTCACCACGTGCTGCCAGCTACAGCCCGCCGCCTGCAACACCGCTCCCAGGTTCTCCATCACTTGGCGGGTCTGGGCGGTAATGTCGCCATCTACAAGTTCCCCCTGGGCATTCAACGGAATTTGCCCCGACAAAAACAGCCAAGTGCCCTGGGCCAGTACCGCCTGCTGATAGGGGCCAACGGGCAAGGGCGCCCGCTCTGTCTGCACCGGTTGGGGCCTCATACCGTCGGACGAATCCCGTAGTAGCGAAATCGCAGGTAATCCTGCAGGATGTGGCTGTGGTCAAAACACAGCGGATGGGGGACGTCCCAGGGCAAAAAGATGCCGACGCCCTTGGCATCATCCCCCGCCTGAGGTTCGCCAGTCGCCGTGGCG
Protein-coding regions in this window:
- a CDS encoding RidA family protein, producing MRPQPVQTERAPLPVGPYQQAVLAQGTWLFLSGQIPLNAQGELVDGDITAQTRQVMENLGAVLQAAGCSWQHVVKTTVYLVDLADFAAMNQVYAEYFPAGYAPARACVQVARLPKEARVEIEAIAVVPG